The following coding sequences lie in one Procambarus clarkii isolate CNS0578487 unplaced genomic scaffold, FALCON_Pclarkii_2.0 HiC_scaffold_104, whole genome shotgun sequence genomic window:
- the LOC123750836 gene encoding piggyBac transposable element-derived protein 4-like: MDSDHEQGPSWKKIAKERREKQKLSSVQEKYKHVRLTPSKFQAVFDDLSGSSSDETDVGIDTDASSEHLETETADEDFDSDESEESDVETATRARRGTGARARARRTTRTTRTPAPTDSDDGWCSDNTEPFVDNFTGTPGLTVPVPSTVLGFIQLFLTQKLLKYVAYETNLYASQSQGVDKLIKVRSLMQYLLNRLKRIYIPNKKLSLDEGTMPWRGRLSFKTYNPNKPDKYGIRLYMLAEATSGYIYDFQIYSGVGKTTIDTVMALIEPLKDKGYHLYMDNYYNSVRLSEALLQVGVYTCGTLRLQRGAPKSLQMQAKGKVPVDKTLFKRKDNTFIILWKDKRIVSLITNCHNAETQQVQRRKRVRNRDGTTSVQQSSNWPEEDDDIPHAADVNATGANVATPGPSTPRPPTAGPSGVRRPLFTSPVPADLPSSSESEDEAVIITSGASAATRPRIVDNPYRLKRNLSHTQVKIQKRLRCRVCKLSGKRKDTHYKCKTCDVALCPAPCYSYCTMQ; encoded by the exons atggatagtgatcatgaacaaggcccttcctggaagaaaattgcgaaagaaaggcgtgAAAAGCAGAAGCTGAGTAGTGTACAGGAGAAGTACAAGCATGTGAGACTAACTCCCTCTAAGTTTCAGGCTGTATTTGACGATTTGTCTGGGTCATCTAGTGATGAAACTGATGTCGGTATTGATACTGATGCAAGTAGTGAACATTTAGAAACAGAAACGGCcgatgaggattttgatagtgatGAAAGTGAGGAGTCTGACGTCGAGACCGCCACTCGTGCACGGCGCGGTACTGGAGCTCGTGCCAGAGCCAGACGTACCACACGTACCACACGTACCCCAGCACCAACAGATTCTGATGATGGATGGTGTAGTGACAATACTGAACCCTTTGTGGACAATTTTACAGgtacaccaggcttgactgttccTGTACCTTCCACTGTTCTTGGTTTCATTCAACTCTTTCTGACTCAAAAATTGCTGAAATATGTTGCCTATGAAACAAATTTATATGCTTCCCAAA GCCAAGGAGTTGACAAACTTATCAAAGTTCGCTCACTCATGCAATATCTCCTGAATAGATTAAAGAGAATATACATTCCCAATAAAAAATTGAGTTTGGATGAAGGGACAATGCCATGGCGTGGCCGTCTATCTTTCAAGACCTATAATCCCAATAAACCAGATAAATACGGAATAAGGCTCTACATGCTAGCTGAAGCCACCAGTGGCTACATTTATGATTTTCAAATCTATTCAGGAGTTGGGAAAACGACGATTGACACAGTTATGGCCTTGATTGAACCACTGAAGGATAaaggttaccatttatatatggacaaCTATTACAATTCGGTCAGATTGAGTGAGGCACTGCTTCAAGTAGgggtatacacctgtggtaccctCAGACTACAGCGTGGTGCACCTAAATCTCTTCAGATGCAAGCAAAGGGTAAAGTGCCAGTAGATAAAACTTTATTCAAACGCAAGGACAATACTTTCATAATTTTGTGGAAAGATAAACGAATTGTTTCACTCATAACAAATTGCCACAATGCAGAAACACAACAGGTTCAACGCAGAAAACGAGTACGGAATCGTGATGGAACAACCTCAGTGCAGCag TCAAGTAACTGGCCTGAGGAAGATGATGACATCCCACATGCTGCTGATGTCAATGCCACTGGAGCCAATGTTGCAACACCAggaccatcaacacccagacctCCAACAGCAGGACCTTCAGGTGTGAGGCGCCCACTATTCACTTCACCTGTACCTGCAGACTTACCTTCATCGTCTGAGTCAGAAGACGAGGCTGTGATTATCACTAGTGGTGCTTCTGCTGCAACAAGACCCCGTATTGTGGATAATCCATACCGCCTCAAAAGAAACTTGTCCCATACCCAAGTAAAGATACAGAAGCGTCTGAGGTGTCGTGTGTGTAAATTGTCGGGTAAAAGGAAGGACACACACTATAAGTGCAAGACGTGTGATGTGGCATTGTGTCCTGCACCATGCTACAGTTACTGCACCATGCAGTAA